One Miscanthus floridulus cultivar M001 chromosome 11, ASM1932011v1, whole genome shotgun sequence DNA window includes the following coding sequences:
- the LOC136491587 gene encoding KNR4/SMI1 homolog has product MPRASASGLASLGEGGEDALGLAIVRLGAKADAPEAWALGKRTISLVGSTVEVEQAAAGATQPPPQGVEGAPESGEGRPAPADMEVVPPLLPPPLRRMRDIVQKWLCPHSSRKHQAEAPALEPRKALKVSTSSTTKWVMEAQPTIQRGTALARADPKEPDAQGEATKVASQRARDEAPKSLEAEAHESDGDEVPSVAEATKGEAKAPKTSEAEATEARASRTTEAEVAEARAPRTIEAKATEGGVGAVEPTAQEAETEVGQASVPPLVQGPPPS; this is encoded by the exons ATGCCCAGGGCATCGGCGAGTGGCCTGGCATCTCTAGGAgaaggaggagaggatgccttgGGGCTGGCGATCGTCCGCCTTGGGGCCAAGGCTGATGCGCCTGAGGCATGGGCGTTAGGGAAGCGCACCATCAGCCTAGTgggctcgacggtggaggtggagcaggcggcagCGGGGGCGACGCAACCACCTCCACAGGGGGTCGAGGGGGCCCCAGAGTCCGGCGAGGGCCGGCCGGCACCGGCAGACATGGAGGTTGTTCCACCGCTGCTGCCTCCGCCATTGCGGAGGATGAGAGACATAGTGCAGAAGTGGTTGTGTCCCCATTCAAG TCGGAAGCATCAGGCAGAAGCGCCCGCCCTGGagccacgtaaggcgctcaaggtgagcaccagctccaccaccAAATGGGTGATGGAGGCGCAACCCACCATACAGCGTGGCACAGCCTTGgccagggccgacccgaaggagccggacgcccaaggagaggctaccaaGGTGGCCTCACAGCGAGCGAGGGATGAGGCGCCTAAGTCCCTCGAGGCCGAGGCCCACGAGTCAGATGGGGACGAGGTGCCctcagtcgctgaggccaccAAGGGTGAGGCCAAGGCCCCTAAGAcctccgaggccgaggcgacAGAGGCTAGGGCGTCCAGGACCactgaggccgaggtggcggaggccagagcccctagGACCATCGAGGCCAAGGCGACGGAGGGCGGCGTGGGTGCGGTGGAGCCGACGGCCCAGGAAGCGGAGACAGAGGTGGGGCAAGCCTCAGTACCGCCCTTGGTCCAAGGCCCACCGCCATcgtag